In Holophagales bacterium, one DNA window encodes the following:
- a CDS encoding peptidylprolyl isomerase, producing the protein MKLFRNPAAALIALGLAAAPLVAQPAKPAAPAAPAATPAPAQPALEKVDPAKLPAVVAKLAGGQVTKEQLLDAVQTRRQGLERMGVQVPADSKLFYTQVLDTLLAAQLLAAESATLGYTPSEADVDKEIAAIKQGFEGDAAFKQALEQQGMTEATLRSEIKEDLAIKKLMAEKLAPKVAVDDAAMHAFYDENKARMQEPEKFLASHILIQAKASDTAEVKAAARKKAEGLQTQIKSGGDFAKLAKENSDDPGSKDAGGALPWLGRGQTVPPFEQAALALKPGEVSGVVESPFGFHIIKLVDRKDARQVPFDEAKPKIEEYLKQQGLKAELDKHVKELRAKGGVQVFI; encoded by the coding sequence ATGAAGCTCTTCCGCAATCCGGCTGCCGCGTTGATCGCCCTCGGGCTCGCGGCCGCTCCGCTGGTCGCCCAGCCCGCCAAGCCGGCGGCTCCGGCCGCTCCCGCGGCGACTCCGGCTCCGGCGCAGCCGGCGCTCGAAAAGGTCGATCCGGCCAAGCTGCCCGCGGTCGTCGCCAAATTGGCCGGCGGCCAGGTCACCAAGGAGCAGCTGCTCGATGCCGTCCAGACGCGCCGTCAGGGTCTCGAGCGGATGGGCGTCCAGGTTCCGGCCGACTCCAAGCTCTTCTACACGCAGGTGCTCGACACGTTGCTCGCCGCCCAGCTCCTGGCGGCGGAGAGCGCCACCCTCGGCTACACCCCGTCGGAGGCCGATGTCGACAAGGAGATCGCCGCGATCAAGCAGGGCTTCGAGGGCGACGCCGCCTTCAAGCAGGCGCTCGAGCAGCAGGGGATGACCGAGGCGACGCTGCGCAGCGAGATCAAGGAAGACCTGGCGATCAAGAAGCTGATGGCCGAAAAGCTCGCGCCGAAGGTCGCCGTCGACGACGCGGCGATGCACGCCTTCTACGACGAGAACAAGGCCCGCATGCAGGAGCCCGAGAAGTTCCTTGCCAGCCACATCCTCATCCAGGCCAAGGCCAGCGACACGGCCGAGGTGAAGGCGGCGGCGCGCAAGAAGGCCGAGGGACTGCAGACGCAGATCAAGAGCGGTGGCGACTTCGCCAAGCTCGCCAAGGAGAACTCGGACGATCCGGGCTCGAAGGACGCCGGTGGGGCGCTGCCGTGGCTCGGCCGTGGCCAGACGGTCCCGCCCTTCGAGCAGGCCGCGCTGGCGCTCAAGCCGGGTGAGGTCTCGGGTGTCGTCGAGTCGCCGTTCGGCTTCCACATCATCAAGCTCGTCGACCGCAAGGACGCGCGGCAGGTGCCCTTCGACGAGGCCAAGCCGAAGATCGAGGAGTACCTCAAGCAGCAGGGCCTGAAGGCCGAGCTCGACAAGCACGTCAAGGAGCTGCGCGCCAAGGGCGGAGTCCAGGTCTTCATCTGA
- a CDS encoding RNA methyltransferase, producing MLSAVATCSLGLEELLATELRAIGLEPTRSEPGGVAFRGNWPSVWRANWRLRTANRVLVEIARWSAGDGDALASGAQALVQGKLRPLSALDPGAWFHPDRRFSLAATASGSTVRDTRWAVLRVKDGLVDGQRQRFGRRSDVDRTDPHLPLRLRLHRDVATLLLDTSGEPLDRRGYRVTSGSAPVREQLAAACILASGWDGRGPVVDPMCGTGTLLAEAGAIALGLAPGRLREGWAFERFPGFDAAAFATLRAEPLPAPGAEVALHGNDRSEFEIAAARTNLERAGLLERCALTTEDAFDLTPPAGPGLLAVNPPYGERLDEEPAQWKRLGDLMKQRYKGWKVVVLAGGATLGKHLGLRPTRRLPVRNGPLEARILVLDLY from the coding sequence ATGCTCTCCGCGGTCGCCACCTGTTCGCTCGGTCTCGAGGAGCTGCTCGCCACCGAGCTGCGTGCCATCGGACTCGAGCCGACGCGAAGCGAGCCGGGCGGCGTCGCCTTCCGCGGCAACTGGCCGTCGGTCTGGCGAGCCAACTGGCGACTGCGCACCGCCAACCGCGTGCTCGTCGAGATCGCTCGCTGGAGCGCCGGCGACGGCGACGCGCTGGCTTCCGGCGCGCAGGCACTGGTGCAAGGCAAGCTCCGACCGCTCTCTGCCCTCGATCCCGGCGCCTGGTTCCACCCCGACCGGCGCTTCTCGCTCGCCGCGACGGCGAGCGGCTCGACGGTGCGCGACACGCGCTGGGCGGTGCTGCGCGTCAAGGACGGGCTCGTCGACGGCCAGCGCCAGCGCTTCGGCCGGCGCTCCGACGTCGACCGCACGGACCCCCACCTGCCGCTGCGCCTGCGGCTCCATCGCGACGTGGCGACGCTGCTGCTCGACACCTCGGGCGAGCCGCTCGACCGGCGCGGCTACCGCGTCACCTCCGGCTCGGCGCCGGTACGCGAGCAGCTCGCCGCCGCCTGCATCCTCGCTTCGGGCTGGGACGGACGCGGCCCGGTCGTCGATCCGATGTGCGGCACCGGCACCCTGCTCGCCGAGGCCGGAGCGATCGCCCTCGGCCTCGCTCCCGGTCGGCTGCGCGAGGGCTGGGCGTTCGAGCGCTTCCCCGGCTTCGACGCCGCGGCGTTCGCCACCCTGCGTGCCGAGCCCCTGCCGGCGCCCGGCGCCGAGGTGGCGCTCCACGGCAACGACCGCTCCGAATTCGAGATCGCCGCCGCACGCACCAATCTCGAGCGCGCCGGCCTGCTCGAACGGTGCGCGCTGACGACCGAGGACGCCTTCGACCTCACGCCCCCTGCCGGACCCGGCCTGCTCGCGGTCAACCCGCCGTACGGCGAGCGGCTCGACGAAGAGCCGGCACAGTGGAAACGCCTCGGGGACCTGATGAAACAGCGCTACAAAGGATGGAAAGTCGTCGTCCTCGCCGGCGGCGCTACCCTCGGCAAACACCTCGGCCTCCGCCCCACCCGCCGCCTGCCTGTCCGCAATGGACCGCTCGAGGCGCGGATTCTCGTGCTCGACCTGTACTAA
- a CDS encoding flavin reductase family protein, protein MPISPDQFRDALRLFASGVTIVTIRAGDVRHGLTVAAFASVSPDPPLIAVLIDQRHRGHQLLEQPDAVFAVNVLAEEHRELSDRFAYLKDVERFAAGRWTTAATGAPVLEDALAWLDCRQHARVDAGSHTIFVGEVQESATRPEARPLLYWNRGYRGIHG, encoded by the coding sequence ATGCCGATCTCCCCCGACCAGTTCCGCGACGCGCTGCGGCTTTTCGCCTCCGGCGTCACCATCGTCACCATCCGGGCGGGCGACGTCCGCCACGGCCTCACCGTGGCCGCGTTCGCCTCGGTGTCGCCCGATCCGCCGCTCATCGCCGTTCTGATCGACCAACGCCATCGCGGCCATCAACTGCTCGAGCAGCCCGACGCCGTCTTCGCGGTCAACGTGCTCGCCGAGGAGCACCGCGAGCTCTCCGATCGCTTCGCCTACCTCAAGGACGTCGAGCGCTTCGCCGCCGGCCGCTGGACGACCGCGGCGACCGGCGCGCCGGTGCTCGAGGATGCTCTCGCCTGGCTCGACTGCCGGCAGCACGCCCGCGTCGACGCCGGCTCGCACACCATCTTCGTCGGCGAAGTGCAGGAGAGCGCCACGCGTCCCGAGGCGCGTCCGCTCCTCTACTGGAACCGCGGCTACCGCGGCATCCACGGCTGA
- the apaG gene encoding Co2+/Mg2+ efflux protein ApaG: protein MSDETTRGIRVRVESSFLPERSSAAERQYVFSYRVRLENVGGTPATLVARRWRITDGDGRAQTVEGPGVVGEQPRLAPGEAFEYSSFCPLPTPVGTMEGAYQMVTDTGESFEARIAPFFLTAPGAVN from the coding sequence ATGAGCGACGAGACGACGCGAGGGATCCGAGTGCGGGTCGAGAGCAGCTTCCTGCCGGAGCGCAGCTCGGCGGCCGAGCGCCAGTACGTCTTCAGCTATCGCGTGCGGCTGGAGAACGTCGGGGGGACGCCGGCGACGCTCGTGGCGCGGCGCTGGCGCATCACGGACGGCGACGGCCGCGCGCAGACCGTCGAAGGGCCGGGCGTCGTCGGCGAGCAGCCGCGCCTGGCGCCGGGCGAGGCGTTCGAGTACTCGAGCTTCTGTCCGCTGCCGACGCCGGTCGGCACGATGGAGGGCGCCTACCAGATGGTTACCGACACCGGCGAGAGCTTCGAGGCGCGGATCGCGCCGTTCTTCCTCACCGCGCCGGGTGCGGTGAACTAG